One segment of Niveibacterium microcysteis DNA contains the following:
- a CDS encoding DUF1328 domain-containing protein, protein MLRWALIFFLVSIVAAVFGFTGVAAGTAEIARILFYIFVVIFVVTLLFGLGRG, encoded by the coding sequence ATGTTGAGATGGGCCCTGATCTTCTTTCTGGTTTCAATCGTCGCTGCGGTTTTCGGTTTCACCGGCGTTGCCGCAGGTACCGCTGAGATCGCGCGAATCCTCTTCTACATCTTCGTAGTCATCTTTGTCGTAACCCTGCTCTTCGGGCTCGGTCGGGGGTAG
- a CDS encoding bifunctional diguanylate cyclase/phosphodiesterase — protein MTPPPTKLLLVEADRLVAERVTHALSASGDGMFRVRWVTRLADALDWLHRHAESSVLLNLSLPDQQGLAVFLQVSEAAPDAAILVLSSGSDDALAREAVALGAQGYISTESFDASALPLLCTHVIETQAAKHALMDSEARFRAISDASPLGILVADSEDRCVYANAVYHAIVGKGPAAAVGSSWFGTVHAGDQKRVRSEWRHAIHHDQRFQSELRFSRPGEPELWVRVHSAALPGRHAPRGHVLTFEDITGRKANEVVLRAAEDALFDEKERAQVTLNSIGDAVLATDVEGNVSYLNIVAERLTGWPKAEALGRPLGEVFRTIDGEDRTEAENPALMAIRENRTVALAAGSMLVRRDGSEAAIEDSAAPIHNRAGKVVGAVIVFHDVSESRAMTLKMAHLAQHDFLTDLPNRVLLTERLSQAIRFAVRHRKQAALLFLDLDYFKHINDSLGHTVGDQLLKSVADRLRTCVRATDTVCRQGGDEFVILLAEIERRDDAAQISDKILAAFGPPHHIGGHELHVTLSIGISVYPDDAPTLDSMLQNADAAMYHAKASGRNNYQFFKANMHAEAGHRMFVENGLRRALKRGEFVLHYQPKVDIASGAMTGAEALLRWHEPTLGLIGPAQFIPIAEQCGLIVPIGRWVLRQACEQVMSWQRAGLAVVPVSVNISALEFRHPLFIDEVSKILTETGIDPSHLELELTESVLMHDAESSATALEALKRMGIQLAIDDFGTGYSSLSYLRRFPINTLKIDQSFVRDIETDVDNATIVGAVIGMGRNLKQRVIAEGVETALQLSFLRREHCDEGQGFLFSYPLLPDALARLLKMPHAAVVA, from the coding sequence ATGACACCACCGCCAACCAAACTCCTCCTCGTTGAAGCGGACCGCCTGGTCGCCGAACGGGTAACGCATGCGCTGTCCGCCTCGGGCGATGGCATGTTCCGCGTGCGATGGGTAACGCGCCTCGCCGATGCGCTCGACTGGTTGCACCGGCACGCCGAATCAAGCGTGCTGCTGAACCTGAGCCTGCCCGATCAGCAAGGCCTCGCGGTCTTTCTGCAGGTGAGCGAAGCGGCGCCTGACGCCGCGATACTCGTGCTGAGTTCCGGTAGCGATGACGCACTCGCGCGCGAAGCGGTCGCGCTCGGCGCGCAAGGCTATATCTCGACCGAGAGTTTCGACGCCAGCGCCCTCCCCCTGCTCTGTACGCATGTGATCGAGACGCAAGCCGCCAAGCACGCGTTGATGGATAGTGAAGCGCGCTTTCGCGCGATCAGCGATGCATCGCCGCTGGGGATACTGGTGGCCGATTCGGAAGACCGCTGCGTCTATGCCAATGCGGTGTACCACGCCATCGTAGGCAAAGGCCCGGCCGCTGCGGTGGGCTCGTCGTGGTTCGGCACCGTCCATGCGGGCGACCAGAAACGGGTGCGCTCGGAATGGCGCCACGCAATTCATCACGACCAACGGTTTCAATCGGAATTGCGCTTCAGCCGCCCCGGCGAACCAGAGCTCTGGGTGCGGGTGCACAGTGCTGCGCTGCCCGGTCGCCACGCCCCGCGCGGGCATGTGCTGACCTTCGAGGACATTACCGGCCGCAAGGCGAACGAGGTGGTGCTTCGCGCCGCGGAGGACGCGCTGTTCGACGAGAAGGAGCGCGCCCAGGTCACGCTCAATTCGATCGGCGACGCAGTGCTTGCCACCGATGTGGAGGGCAACGTCAGCTACCTCAACATCGTGGCGGAACGGCTTACTGGCTGGCCTAAAGCGGAGGCGCTCGGACGCCCCTTGGGCGAAGTGTTCCGCACCATCGACGGTGAAGACCGGACCGAAGCGGAGAACCCCGCACTGATGGCGATACGGGAGAACCGTACGGTTGCCCTGGCGGCCGGCAGCATGCTGGTCCGGCGCGACGGTTCCGAGGCTGCGATCGAAGATTCCGCGGCGCCGATCCACAACCGCGCCGGCAAGGTCGTCGGCGCAGTCATCGTGTTTCACGACGTCAGCGAATCGCGGGCGATGACGCTGAAGATGGCGCACCTCGCGCAGCACGACTTCCTGACGGATCTGCCCAATCGCGTGCTCCTGACCGAACGCCTGTCGCAGGCGATCCGCTTCGCGGTACGGCACCGCAAGCAGGCCGCATTGCTTTTCCTCGATCTCGACTACTTCAAGCACATCAACGATTCGCTCGGTCACACCGTCGGCGATCAACTGCTCAAATCCGTTGCCGACCGTCTGCGCACATGCGTGCGGGCGACAGACACGGTGTGCCGCCAGGGCGGCGACGAGTTCGTGATCCTGCTTGCCGAGATCGAGCGCCGGGACGATGCGGCGCAGATATCCGACAAGATCCTCGCTGCCTTTGGGCCCCCGCACCACATCGGTGGCCACGAGCTTCATGTCACCTTGAGCATCGGCATCAGCGTGTATCCCGACGACGCACCGACCCTCGATTCCATGTTGCAGAACGCGGATGCCGCGATGTATCACGCAAAGGCATCCGGTCGAAACAACTACCAGTTTTTCAAGGCGAACATGCATGCCGAGGCGGGCCACCGGATGTTCGTGGAAAACGGCCTGCGCCGTGCGTTGAAGCGCGGTGAGTTCGTGCTGCACTATCAGCCCAAGGTCGATATCGCCTCGGGCGCGATGACCGGTGCCGAGGCCCTGCTGCGTTGGCATGAACCGACACTGGGCTTGATTGGTCCCGCCCAGTTCATACCGATTGCAGAGCAGTGCGGGCTGATCGTACCGATCGGCCGCTGGGTATTGCGACAGGCCTGCGAACAGGTGATGAGCTGGCAGCGCGCGGGCCTCGCGGTAGTGCCCGTGTCGGTAAACATCTCGGCGCTGGAGTTCCGGCATCCGCTCTTCATCGACGAGGTTTCCAAGATCCTCACAGAGACCGGGATCGACCCAAGCCATCTTGAGCTTGAACTGACCGAAAGCGTGCTGATGCACGACGCCGAGAGTTCGGCCACCGCGCTTGAAGCGCTCAAACGCATGGGCATACAACTGGCCATCGACGATTTTGGTACCGGCTATTCCAGCCTCAGCTACCTGAGGCGCTTTCCGATCAACACGCTGAAGATCGATCAATCCTTCGTGCGCGACATCGAGACCG
- a CDS encoding DUF883 family protein: MNTEMNPLPGMGSKDRLATDLKNVAADTSGLIQEIAAATASDLAQVQTKVEQSFDDAKTYAINSKLALGEKVRGAAIATDGYVRTNPWKTVGATALAGLVIGFMFSRR; the protein is encoded by the coding sequence ATGAACACCGAAATGAACCCGCTACCCGGCATGGGAAGCAAGGATCGACTGGCGACAGACCTGAAGAACGTCGCCGCCGACACGAGCGGCCTGATCCAGGAAATCGCCGCGGCGACGGCCAGCGATCTGGCGCAAGTTCAAACGAAGGTTGAGCAGTCCTTCGACGACGCAAAGACCTACGCCATCAACAGCAAGCTTGCGCTGGGTGAAAAGGTGCGTGGCGCGGCGATCGCAACCGATGGCTATGTGCGGACCAACCCCTGGAAGACCGTTGGTGCAACTGCCCTGGCGGGACTCGTCATCGGCTTCATGTTCAGCCGTCGCTGA
- a CDS encoding DUF3309 domain-containing protein yields MSLGTLLLIVLIVLLIAAIPTWPHSRSWGYLPSGGLGLVVVVIIALLLMGRL; encoded by the coding sequence ATGAGCCTTGGAACATTGCTACTGATCGTGCTGATCGTTCTTCTGATCGCCGCGATACCCACGTGGCCTCACAGCCGCAGTTGGGGCTACCTGCCGAGCGGCGGGCTGGGCCTGGTGGTGGTCGTCATCATCGCGCTGCTGTTGATGGGCCGACTATGA
- a CDS encoding ferritin, producing MSTMGYQEPVHELPHEARDMHRALISLAEELEAIDAYNQRANACHDEALRSILEHNRDDEKEHAAMLLEWIRRTDDTFGTQVRKFLAANGSVAD from the coding sequence ATGTCGACCATGGGTTATCAGGAGCCGGTTCACGAATTACCGCATGAAGCGCGCGACATGCACCGTGCGCTCATTTCGCTCGCCGAGGAGCTGGAGGCGATCGACGCCTACAACCAGCGCGCAAATGCCTGTCATGACGAGGCGCTGAGATCGATCCTGGAGCACAACCGCGACGACGAGAAGGAACACGCTGCAATGCTGCTCGAATGGATACGGCGCACCGACGACACCTTTGGCACCCAGGTGCGCAAGTTTCTCGCTGCCAACGGCAGCGTAGCCGACTGA